In Myxocyprinus asiaticus isolate MX2 ecotype Aquarium Trade chromosome 3, UBuf_Myxa_2, whole genome shotgun sequence, the following proteins share a genomic window:
- the LOC127430457 gene encoding torsin-4A-like, translating into MADTDCEGVPMDAQVEREREEEASQRNSLFSPQLKAMIRIKKKYLKRPKADRGSNSGRLGHSTSPDNTISDGTLHPKSPQTKKFKRRNTRVLFPNDTLMFKPKNESNQAKPFLILFSVIAFVQVYNAIENLDDHVLKYDLEGLERMLHREMFGQHEALDELMDHLNDYLSTYAHQQPLALSLHGASGVGKSHLGRLLARHFRSMVDDKLVVQYFAKHHCPLQKEAQQCASELAKRIVDVVTRAEEEEQIPFFILDGVELMQPPLLDVLQTFLESDQTNEFLNVVYIFLSSLGQREITAHILQNASTTGAKKPLRNALSLIHPLWMQSAVELIPLSLLEREHVIQCFLEEMTLEGFYPDQTHVERLADELAYHRAAGRQYAKTGCKQVVGKVNLL; encoded by the exons ATGGCAGACACAGATTGTGAAGGAGTTCCAATGGATGCTCaggtagaaagagagagagaagaggaagcCAGTCAAAGAAActctcttttctccccacagCTAAAAGCCATGATCAGAATCAAGAAAAAATACCTGAAGAGACCTAAAGCTGATCGAGGCTCTAATTCTGGCAGATTAGGCCATTCCACTAGCCCAGATAATACCATCTCTGATGGGACTTTGCACCCTAAGAGCCCTCAAACCAAAAAGTTCAAACGACGGAATACTCGTGTGCTGTTCCCAAATGATACACTGATGTTCAAGCCAAAGAATGAAAGCAACCAAGCGAAACCATTCCTAATTCTCTTCAGTGTGATTGCTTTTGTCCAG GTCTACAACGCCATTGAGAATCTCGACGACCATGTTTTGAAGTACGATCTTGAGGGTTTAGAGAGGATGTTACACAGAGAGATGTTTGGTCAGCATGAAGCACTAGATGAGCTAATGGATCATCTGAATGATTACCTATCCACCTACGCCCACCAGCAACCCCTCGCCCTGTCTTTACACGGGGCGTCTGGCGTAGGGAAGAGCCATCTGGGCCGCCTGCTGGCACGACACTTTCGTTCGATGGTAGACGACAAGCTAGTGGTGCAGTATTTCGCCAAACATCATTGCCCCCTACAGAAAGAAGCTCAGCAATGCGCCTCTGAACTCGCTAAACGTATAGTTGACGTAGTGACTCGTGCCGAGGAAGAGGAACAGATTCCATTCTTCATCCTGGATGGTGTGGAACTAATGCAGCCTCCATTGTTAGACGTTTTGCAGACATTTCTTGAGTCTGACCAGACAAATGAGTTTCTTAATGTGGTTTACATTTTCCTGAGCAGTCTAGGTCAAAGGGAGAtaacagctcacattcttcaaaATGCCTCCACCACTGGAGCCAAGAAACCGCTGCGGAACGCCTTGTCCCTCATCCATCCTCTGTGGATGCAATCTGCCGTTGAGCTTATCCCGCTTTCTCTACTTGAGCGGGAACATGTCATACAATGCTTTCTAGAGGAAATGACACTCGAGGGATTCTATCCCGACCAAACTCATGTAGAAAGACTGGCGGATGAACTGGCCTATCACAGAGCAGCTGGCAGACAGTATGCAAAGACTGGCTGCAAACAAGTAGTGGGAAAAGTTAACCTGCTTTGA